A genomic stretch from Thauera sp. GDN1 includes:
- a CDS encoding electron transfer flavoprotein subunit beta/FixA family protein, which translates to MMRIVVCVKEVLDPAAVNNYALSGGLKMSADGRHPDVAAIPRLINGYDEQALEAALRLRDAGVDCRIVALTIGSDATAMLKQCAALGADEIVAIDPGATALDTTGVARVLAAWIRSNGGADLVLCGRQASDDDQGVVPLALAETLRHAVTTLAKDVSFADGLLTVTRATPEGDEVVRANLPAVVTVSNELGAPRFPTAKAKMAARKMNAEIVPIDSLGIDAAALTPQIELQRQVVPQVQGNCEFITGSPAEIAQALMARIRAA; encoded by the coding sequence ATGATGCGAATCGTGGTTTGCGTGAAGGAAGTGCTGGACCCTGCCGCGGTCAACAACTACGCCCTTTCAGGCGGCCTCAAGATGAGCGCCGACGGCCGTCACCCGGACGTCGCCGCCATCCCGCGGCTCATCAACGGCTATGACGAGCAGGCGCTCGAGGCAGCCTTGCGGCTGCGCGACGCAGGCGTGGATTGCCGCATCGTGGCGCTCACCATCGGCAGCGATGCGACGGCGATGCTAAAGCAATGCGCAGCACTGGGTGCCGACGAGATCGTCGCCATAGACCCGGGCGCCACCGCCCTGGACACCACTGGCGTCGCGAGGGTGCTGGCAGCCTGGATCCGCAGCAATGGCGGGGCCGACCTCGTGCTCTGCGGTCGCCAGGCCTCCGATGACGATCAGGGCGTGGTCCCGCTCGCCCTCGCCGAAACCCTTCGGCATGCGGTCACGACGCTCGCCAAGGACGTCAGCTTCGCCGACGGCCTGCTGACCGTCACGCGCGCGACCCCAGAAGGCGACGAGGTCGTGCGAGCTAATCTGCCGGCCGTGGTCACGGTCAGCAACGAACTCGGTGCCCCGCGCTTTCCCACGGCCAAGGCGAAGATGGCAGCGCGCAAGATGAATGCGGAAATCGTCCCGATCGACAGCCTCGGCATCGATGCCGCCGCGTTGACGCCGCAGATCGAACTGCAGCGCCAAGTCGTGCCTCAGGTCCAGGGCAACTGCGAGTTCATCACGGGCTCGCCCGCCGAGATCGCGCAGGCACTGATGGCACGCATCCGCGCAGCATGA
- a CDS encoding helix-turn-helix transcriptional regulator, whose amino-acid sequence MDIFGSDFEDLFLKSGLTLAEYDRLVRMVYEGTADPTPWSGFLEVLRERLDANYVTMILRPPSPEHPWQVVFAGEAKPEIAETYNSFFYAVDPFVNLPVGRVMTVEEVVNEEEWLRSAIYQEFLSPLAVRYYLGADLGDGGDPCCRFRVSRAQRSQNFGDAERATCQILLPHIRCAVRLRNQIDVTEAERQLYAGTLERLAVGAVILDKCGKILRSNDAATEILRQRDGLSVINGRLHAAFGGENRELQGMIEHAVSGETSPRPHLVSGMSLTRPSGRPNLGVVIKAAPMTEWSDSAESPAVVVIIRDVEQKSQASQSVLQRLYGLTPAESTLALKLLGGMTVDEASEQLSISRNTARCQLRAIFAKTGVTRQTELVRLLLSGVAPLA is encoded by the coding sequence GTGGATATCTTTGGAAGCGACTTCGAAGACCTGTTCCTGAAATCCGGCCTGACGCTGGCTGAATACGACCGGCTTGTGCGAATGGTCTACGAGGGCACAGCTGACCCGACGCCATGGAGCGGGTTCCTCGAAGTGCTGCGTGAGAGGCTGGACGCCAACTACGTGACCATGATCCTGCGCCCGCCGTCGCCCGAACACCCCTGGCAGGTGGTTTTCGCCGGTGAGGCAAAGCCGGAGATCGCAGAGACCTACAACAGCTTCTTCTACGCGGTCGATCCCTTCGTCAATCTGCCGGTGGGACGGGTAATGACGGTCGAGGAAGTGGTGAATGAAGAGGAGTGGCTGCGCAGCGCAATCTATCAGGAGTTCCTGTCGCCGCTGGCGGTCCGTTACTACCTGGGCGCTGACCTGGGGGATGGGGGCGACCCCTGTTGCCGATTCCGCGTCAGCCGTGCACAGCGCAGCCAGAACTTCGGTGATGCCGAGCGTGCGACCTGTCAGATCCTGCTACCGCACATTCGCTGCGCTGTCAGGCTGCGTAATCAGATCGATGTGACCGAGGCGGAGCGCCAACTGTACGCCGGGACGCTCGAACGGCTCGCCGTGGGGGCGGTGATCCTGGACAAGTGCGGCAAGATCCTGCGCAGCAATGATGCGGCGACGGAGATCCTGCGTCAGCGAGATGGCCTGAGCGTCATCAACGGGCGCCTGCATGCCGCGTTCGGTGGCGAGAACAGAGAACTGCAGGGCATGATCGAGCATGCAGTCAGTGGCGAGACGTCTCCGCGGCCTCATCTTGTCTCGGGCATGTCTCTGACGCGACCGTCGGGGCGCCCCAACCTGGGGGTCGTGATCAAGGCTGCGCCAATGACCGAGTGGTCCGACTCTGCTGAAAGCCCGGCCGTGGTGGTGATCATCCGCGATGTGGAGCAGAAGTCGCAGGCATCCCAGAGCGTGCTGCAGCGGCTCTACGGACTGACTCCCGCCGAGTCCACCCTCGCCCTCAAGCTGCTCGGAGGGATGACCGTGGACGAGGCTTCCGAACAGCTGAGCATCAGCCGGAACACCGCGCGATGCCAGCTGCGCGCGATCTTTGCGAAGACGGGAGTGACGCGGCAGACCGAGCTGGTACGCCTGCTGCTCAGCGGGGTCGCGCCGCTGGCCTGA
- a CDS encoding glucose 1-dehydrogenase, protein MMSSGSASSAEGYDESEKKMDYADKVVFVTGAAQGMGKAICQRFAALGAKVVAADIKAEAAAETVADLGDRGHAVACNVADAEAVRKAFADVETRFGRVDVVINAAGIGAVDSFPDVPDDNWNRVIGVNLTGTFLCCREGVRLMQKHGVKGAIINISSTGAVTGEGPVHYIATKAGVMGLTRSIAREVAASGIRVNTIVPGATNTAMLAGIPDEWMQAMIKTIPLGRVGEPDDIARVATFLASEDAVYITGQNLAVNGGMAFI, encoded by the coding sequence ATGATGAGCTCAGGTTCGGCGAGCTCCGCCGAAGGCTATGACGAATCGGAGAAAAAAATGGATTATGCGGACAAGGTGGTGTTCGTCACGGGCGCAGCCCAGGGAATGGGCAAGGCAATCTGCCAGCGCTTTGCGGCGTTGGGGGCGAAGGTCGTCGCAGCGGACATCAAGGCCGAAGCGGCAGCCGAAACCGTCGCCGACCTCGGCGATCGTGGGCATGCCGTTGCGTGCAACGTTGCCGATGCGGAGGCGGTCCGGAAGGCCTTTGCGGATGTCGAGACACGTTTCGGGCGCGTGGATGTTGTCATCAATGCCGCGGGGATCGGTGCCGTGGACAGTTTTCCGGACGTTCCCGATGACAACTGGAACAGGGTGATCGGCGTCAATCTGACCGGGACCTTCCTTTGCTGTCGAGAGGGTGTGCGTTTGATGCAGAAGCATGGCGTCAAGGGTGCGATCATCAACATTTCGAGCACGGGGGCCGTCACGGGCGAGGGGCCGGTCCATTACATCGCGACCAAAGCTGGCGTTATGGGGTTGACACGCAGCATCGCGCGCGAAGTGGCTGCGAGTGGGATCCGTGTCAACACTATCGTTCCTGGTGCGACCAACACGGCAATGCTTGCAGGCATCCCCGATGAATGGATGCAGGCGATGATCAAGACGATCCCGCTCGGGCGTGTTGGCGAGCCCGATGACATCGCGCGGGTCGCTACCTTCCTCGCAAGCGAGGATGCTGTCTACATAACCGGCCAGAACCTGGCGGTGAATGGCGGCATGGCCTTCATCTGA
- a CDS encoding Rrf2 family transcriptional regulator has translation MKLTVYTDYTLRVLMYLSLRHESGALTTIDEIATAYDISRSHLMKIVHQMGTAGLLETVRGRSGGVRLARDPAAISIGMVVRIAEGDFSLVECLEVGKEDCCAISPACNLTRGLRRALDAFMLELDRMTLRDAVAAPSVAASLLGIEDTQRRVIPLVRASRPGAKRSPG, from the coding sequence ATGAAACTCACGGTCTATACCGACTACACCCTGCGCGTGCTGATGTACCTGAGCCTGCGCCATGAGAGCGGCGCGCTCACCACGATCGATGAGATCGCGACCGCGTACGACATCTCGCGCAGCCACCTGATGAAGATCGTGCATCAGATGGGCACGGCCGGCCTGCTCGAGACCGTCCGCGGGCGCAGTGGCGGCGTGCGCCTGGCGCGCGACCCCGCCGCGATCTCGATCGGCATGGTGGTGCGGATCGCCGAAGGCGATTTTTCGCTGGTCGAGTGCCTCGAGGTCGGCAAGGAGGATTGCTGCGCGATCTCGCCGGCCTGCAACCTCACCCGCGGGCTGCGCCGCGCGCTTGATGCCTTCATGCTCGAACTCGACAGAATGACGCTGCGCGACGCGGTCGCGGCGCCGAGCGTGGCGGCCTCGCTGCTCGGGATCGAAGACACTCAGCGGCGGGTCATTCCGCTCGTGCGCGCTTCCAGACCGGGTGCCAAACGTTCACCCGGCTGA
- a CDS encoding SCO family protein — protein sequence MPGVRGSAGGARARALVATLLAALGLLVGFVALVGQLTRGFEYWTFEALRRDDAAGARLLARPVRLSGPHGPAPTPWPGQVGEVFLVDFIYTRCPTVCSALGAEYTRMQRALRERFGAESPIRLVSIAFDRAHDSPAALRDYGITHRQEPDLWQIGTPIDAAAQEALLRSLGVVAVPDGMGGFVHNGAIHLIDASGTVRGIYDLERWPQALERAMALAGAAHP from the coding sequence GTGCCGGGCGTCCGCGGCAGCGCTGGCGGAGCGCGCGCCCGCGCGCTGGTGGCAACCCTGCTCGCCGCCCTGGGGCTGCTGGTGGGCTTCGTCGCCCTGGTTGGCCAGCTCACCCGCGGCTTCGAATACTGGACCTTCGAGGCGCTGCGTCGCGACGACGCGGCGGGCGCCCGTCTGCTTGCCCGCCCGGTCCGGCTTTCAGGTCCACATGGACCGGCGCCGACGCCCTGGCCGGGACAAGTGGGCGAGGTCTTCCTGGTCGACTTCATCTATACCCGCTGCCCGACCGTATGCAGCGCACTCGGCGCCGAATACACCCGCATGCAGCGCGCACTGCGCGAGCGTTTCGGCGCCGAAAGCCCGATCCGTCTCGTATCGATCGCCTTCGACCGTGCGCACGACTCGCCCGCCGCCTTGCGGGACTACGGCATCACCCACCGGCAGGAACCCGACCTGTGGCAGATCGGCACCCCGATCGATGCGGCGGCGCAGGAGGCGCTGCTGCGCTCCCTCGGCGTGGTCGCGGTGCCGGACGGGATGGGGGGCTTCGTGCATAACGGGGCGATCCACCTGATCGACGCGAGCGGCACCGTGAGGGGCATCTACGATCTCGAGCGGTGGCCGCAGGCGCTCGAGCGGGCGATGGCGCTCGCTGGCGCAGCACACCCATGA
- a CDS encoding group III truncated hemoglobin — MTANSPPTPSVTRTSAALTRDDLHRLVHAFYADVRRDPLLAPVFDAAIGEHWDTHLGRMVEFWSTMMLDTRTFSGSVYTTHMQLKGVEPEHFARWMTLWYRHTAAGFETTARARLREIAGMIGRSLFLGFFSRPAKFVADEEGRVIVERG, encoded by the coding sequence ATGACCGCCAACAGCCCGCCCACCCCCTCCGTCACGCGCACATCGGCCGCCTTGACGCGTGACGATCTCCACCGCCTGGTGCATGCCTTCTACGCCGACGTGCGCCGCGACCCCTTGCTGGCCCCGGTGTTCGATGCGGCCATCGGCGAGCACTGGGACACCCATCTCGGACGCATGGTCGAGTTCTGGTCGACGATGATGCTCGACACGCGCACCTTCTCCGGCAGCGTGTACACGACCCACATGCAGCTCAAGGGCGTCGAACCGGAGCACTTCGCACGCTGGATGACGCTGTGGTACCGCCACACTGCGGCCGGGTTCGAGACCACCGCGCGCGCGCGGCTGCGCGAGATCGCCGGGATGATCGGGCGCAGCCTGTTCCTCGGCTTCTTCAGCCGCCCGGCGAAGTTCGTCGCCGATGAAGAGGGACGCGTCATCGTGGAGCGGGGATAG
- a CDS encoding cytochrome c, whose product MNKPEILSQQRRENPDPEEGRTPIPWLVLALAVALAAFGVDYIAHSNLNTPATWGDGRSAAELAGDKPAAGAKVDGGAIYNSMCAACHQATGLGLPGVFPPLAGSEWVLGKPDTLAAILLHGVSGPIEVKGTVYQGAMPGFGSSLGDAEIAAVLTHIRSTWGNAAAAIDAEVVAAARARLADRKQPFSGGEELATLP is encoded by the coding sequence ATGAACAAGCCCGAAATCCTGTCGCAGCAGCGCCGCGAGAACCCCGACCCGGAAGAGGGCCGCACGCCCATCCCCTGGCTCGTCCTCGCGCTCGCGGTGGCGCTTGCCGCGTTCGGTGTCGATTACATCGCCCATTCGAACCTCAACACGCCGGCGACCTGGGGCGACGGCCGCAGCGCGGCCGAGCTCGCGGGCGACAAGCCGGCAGCCGGCGCCAAGGTGGATGGCGGCGCCATCTACAACTCGATGTGCGCCGCCTGCCACCAGGCCACCGGGCTGGGGCTGCCGGGCGTGTTCCCGCCCCTGGCCGGTTCGGAATGGGTGCTCGGCAAACCCGACACGCTCGCCGCCATCCTGCTGCACGGCGTCAGTGGCCCGATCGAGGTCAAGGGCACGGTCTACCAGGGCGCGATGCCCGGGTTCGGCAGCTCGCTGGGAGATGCCGAGATCGCCGCGGTGCTCACCCACATCCGTAGCACCTGGGGCAACGCTGCTGCGGCGATCGACGCCGAGGTCGTGGCCGCGGCGCGGGCCCGCCTCGCGGACCGCAAGCAACCCTTCTCCGGTGGCGAGGAACTCGCCACGCTTCCCTGA
- a CDS encoding cbb3-type cytochrome c oxidase subunit II translates to MHSETRLILGGLTTLAVATAALVVLPYVTVRDTPPVEGLKPYTSAERRGRTEYIQHGCMYCHSQQPRAQAFAPDAKRAWGRATVAGDYAYDDPPLLGTMRTGPDLMNIGVRQPSEQWHLGHLYQPRAYAPGSIMPAYPFLFEVRDKAEEGETVVTLPPDFAPAGKVVVARPEALDLVSYLKSLDRSYPVVDPASVN, encoded by the coding sequence ATGCACAGCGAAACGCGCTTGATCCTCGGCGGCCTGACCACGCTGGCGGTCGCCACGGCCGCCCTGGTCGTGCTGCCCTACGTGACGGTCCGCGACACGCCGCCGGTCGAAGGCCTCAAGCCCTACACCTCGGCCGAACGGCGTGGGCGCACGGAATACATTCAGCATGGATGCATGTATTGCCACTCTCAGCAGCCGCGCGCCCAGGCGTTCGCGCCCGATGCCAAACGCGCCTGGGGGCGGGCCACGGTGGCCGGCGACTATGCCTATGACGACCCGCCCTTGCTCGGCACGATGCGCACCGGCCCGGACCTGATGAACATCGGCGTTCGCCAGCCGAGCGAACAGTGGCATCTGGGTCATCTCTACCAGCCGCGCGCCTATGCGCCGGGCAGCATCATGCCCGCCTATCCCTTCCTGTTCGAGGTTCGCGACAAGGCCGAGGAGGGCGAGACCGTGGTGACCCTGCCGCCCGACTTCGCCCCGGCGGGCAAGGTCGTCGTCGCACGTCCGGAGGCGCTCGATCTGGTGAGCTACCTGAAGTCGCTCGACCGCAGTTATCCGGTCGTCGATCCGGCAAGCGTGAACTGA
- a CDS encoding cbb3-type cytochrome c oxidase subunit I — translation MNTLSILMSAFVLSLVGLGFFIWSQRSRLLSRRADGSEVIFAHGEIGHPETLTPNRALEAGAGTVDSQELLDRAAADASTAPVVFFFYCCAFVWLLVASAAGLTASIKLHAPDWLVSEAWLSFGRIRTLHLNAVAYGWAPMAGLGTALFIIPRLLKTELVGGRYAVLGGAMWNAALVAGLGSLAYGVSDGMEWLEIPWQIDILFVAGGALVGLPLILTLLRRKVAHLYVSVWYMGCALFWFPVLFFVANFPGLHRGVEAATMNWWFGHNVLGLFYTPLALASIYYFLPKLIGRPIQSYNLSLVGFWGLAFFYGQVGGHHLVGGPVPAWLVTLSIVQSMMMILPVVAFTVNQHLTLKGHVSALRHSPTLQFICLGGLMYVASSVQGSFEALRSVNVITHFTHYTVAHAHLGLYGFVTMVFFGAIYFVVPRVTGRDWPWPRLISLHFWLAAIGIAIYFVSLTIGGWLQGSAMLDESRGFMESVQITLPYLQGRSVGGALMALSHVVFAAHFVRLLIGGERRPAQSSAYLSAPGAI, via the coding sequence ATGAACACCCTATCGATCCTGATGTCGGCTTTCGTGCTCTCGCTCGTCGGTCTAGGTTTCTTCATCTGGTCGCAGCGCAGCCGCCTGTTGAGCCGCAGGGCCGATGGCAGCGAGGTGATCTTCGCCCACGGCGAGATCGGTCATCCGGAAACATTGACGCCGAATCGTGCTTTGGAGGCTGGTGCCGGCACGGTCGACAGCCAGGAACTGCTCGATCGTGCCGCGGCGGATGCCTCGACCGCCCCGGTGGTGTTCTTCTTCTACTGTTGTGCCTTCGTCTGGCTGCTCGTGGCCTCGGCGGCGGGGCTCACCGCCTCGATCAAGCTCCATGCGCCCGACTGGCTGGTTTCGGAGGCCTGGCTCAGCTTCGGCCGCATCCGCACCCTGCACCTCAACGCCGTGGCCTATGGCTGGGCACCGATGGCCGGTCTCGGCACGGCGCTGTTCATCATTCCACGCCTCCTCAAGACCGAGCTCGTCGGCGGCCGCTACGCGGTGCTCGGCGGGGCGATGTGGAACGCGGCGCTGGTGGCCGGGCTGGGCAGCCTCGCCTATGGCGTCAGCGACGGCATGGAGTGGCTCGAGATCCCGTGGCAGATCGACATCCTGTTCGTCGCGGGCGGCGCCCTCGTGGGCCTGCCGCTGATCCTCACCCTGCTCAGGCGCAAGGTCGCCCATCTCTACGTATCGGTCTGGTACATGGGGTGCGCGCTGTTCTGGTTTCCGGTGCTGTTCTTCGTCGCCAATTTCCCCGGCCTCCACCGTGGCGTGGAGGCGGCGACGATGAACTGGTGGTTCGGCCACAACGTCCTCGGACTGTTCTACACGCCGCTCGCGCTGGCCTCGATCTACTACTTCCTGCCCAAGCTGATCGGCCGGCCGATTCAGTCCTACAACCTGTCGCTGGTGGGCTTCTGGGGGCTCGCCTTCTTCTACGGCCAGGTCGGCGGGCACCATCTCGTCGGCGGCCCGGTTCCTGCCTGGCTGGTCACCCTGTCGATCGTGCAGAGCATGATGATGATCCTGCCGGTCGTCGCCTTCACGGTGAACCAGCATCTGACGCTCAAGGGCCACGTCTCCGCGCTGCGCCATTCGCCAACCCTGCAGTTCATCTGCCTGGGCGGACTGATGTACGTGGCGAGCTCGGTGCAGGGCTCCTTCGAGGCGCTGCGAAGCGTCAACGTCATCACCCACTTCACCCACTACACGGTGGCCCACGCCCATCTCGGCCTCTACGGCTTCGTCACGATGGTCTTCTTCGGCGCCATCTATTTCGTCGTGCCACGCGTCACCGGCCGCGACTGGCCCTGGCCGCGGCTCATCAGCCTGCATTTCTGGCTGGCCGCGATCGGCATCGCGATCTATTTCGTGTCCCTGACCATCGGCGGCTGGCTTCAGGGCAGTGCGATGCTCGACGAGAGCCGCGGGTTCATGGAGTCGGTGCAGATCACGCTGCCCTACCTGCAGGGCCGCAGCGTGGGCGGTGCGCTGATGGCGCTCAGCCATGTGGTGTTCGCCGCGCACTTCGTCCGTCTGCTGATCGGCGGCGAGCGCCGCCCGGCGCAATCGTCCGCCTACCTTTCCGCACCGGGAGCGATCTGA
- the torC gene encoding pentaheme c-type cytochrome TorC: protein MKKLLRSLKDLFLKPSVRIGLGVLVTGGFIAGVLAWQGFNTAMEATNKEEFCISCHTMHDNLLPELQKTVHWNNRTGVRARCPDCHVPHDFTDKIARKMQASREVFGHLVGTIGTREKFKEHRIVLAQREWARFSANGSKECRACHDYKDMNFDKMRPASQVAMRKAAERNQSCVDCHKGIAHQLPEMKGARNPAFDTLVSSASGQSVDTGKDYFLVVPQELYADEGLTKRIGSVEVATQVKVLETKGDAQRVELALWRKNKGYGRVWYSHFGLNITSATFDKDVAQDTSFVKVLDTREDPMTGLEWQQVTATAWMRKGSVLDSVEPVWSIARASYSGSCSVCHRQPEEAHFDANTWPGLFGGMVGFTSMDDDTARVVLKYLQTHSSDFSKSHGAGSPDSALQTARP from the coding sequence ATGAAAAAGTTACTTCGGTCCCTCAAGGACCTCTTCCTCAAGCCATCGGTCAGGATCGGCCTCGGCGTGCTGGTCACCGGCGGCTTCATCGCCGGCGTGCTCGCCTGGCAGGGCTTCAACACCGCCATGGAAGCCACCAACAAGGAAGAGTTCTGCATCAGCTGCCACACGATGCACGACAACCTTCTCCCCGAGCTGCAGAAGACCGTGCACTGGAACAACCGCACGGGCGTGCGCGCCCGCTGCCCCGACTGCCACGTGCCGCACGACTTCACCGACAAGATCGCCCGCAAGATGCAGGCCAGTCGTGAGGTGTTCGGCCATCTGGTCGGCACCATCGGCACCCGCGAGAAGTTCAAGGAGCACCGCATCGTGCTCGCGCAGCGCGAATGGGCCCGTTTCTCGGCCAACGGCTCGAAGGAATGCCGCGCCTGTCATGACTACAAGGACATGAACTTCGACAAGATGCGGCCGGCCTCGCAAGTGGCGATGCGCAAGGCCGCCGAGCGCAACCAGAGCTGCGTCGATTGCCACAAGGGCATTGCCCACCAGCTGCCCGAGATGAAGGGCGCGCGCAACCCGGCCTTCGACACCCTGGTGTCGTCCGCCTCCGGGCAGAGCGTGGATACCGGCAAGGATTACTTCCTGGTGGTGCCGCAGGAGCTGTACGCCGACGAAGGCCTGACCAAGCGCATCGGCTCGGTCGAGGTCGCCACCCAGGTCAAGGTGCTCGAGACCAAGGGCGACGCGCAGCGCGTGGAACTGGCGCTGTGGCGCAAGAACAAGGGCTACGGCCGCGTCTGGTACAGCCACTTCGGACTCAACATCACCAGCGCCACCTTCGACAAGGACGTCGCCCAGGACACGAGCTTCGTGAAGGTGCTCGACACCAGGGAAGACCCGATGACCGGTCTCGAATGGCAGCAGGTCACCGCCACCGCGTGGATGCGCAAGGGCAGCGTGCTCGACAGCGTCGAACCGGTGTGGTCGATCGCCCGCGCCAGCTACAGCGGCAGCTGCAGCGTGTGCCACCGCCAGCCCGAGGAAGCGCACTTCGACGCCAACACCTGGCCGGGCCTGTTCGGCGGCATGGTCGGCTTCACCAGCATGGATGACGACACCGCCCGCGTGGTGCTCAAGTACCTCCAGACCCATTCGTCCGATTTCAGCAAGTCGCATGGCGCCGGTTCGCCGGATTCCGCCCTGCAGACCGCGCGTCCCTGA